The following DNA comes from Desulfobacterales bacterium.
AAAACTGCATTTAACCAGGTGTTTTGCCAGCTGGCTGAAGGCATCAGCATTCGAATCGATTGAAGAAAATCCGTTATCCGGGCGCTCTGAGCGGGTTGATGAGTTCTGGGTTGCGGTCGCCATTTTACCGGTCTGCTCCTAAATTCATTTATTTGTGAATTTTTGTGCGCGGTATGCGCGTAATAAAGGTATCATTAGTAGTGATATCGGGTAGTTTTAAAAAAAACTTTAGGCGGATAAGCATATAATATTTTGCTTGCAAACCACTGCATTACCCATTATATTTTTACTAAACTGACTTTTACGCTGACTCCAAAAATAAGGTGCAAGCATGGCAAAAGTATTCCGGCCCAGTACACGCGAAGCCAATATCCTTTCCAAAATCGAGTCTCAAAAAGAACGTAGCCGCAGAATAGCCATTAATTCAATCAAAGATTGTATTGATCCCCTTTCCAATGCGATCGCCATGAAACTGGTTGATGACAACCTGGTTGAAACCACCAACAAAAATGCATTGGAAGAGCAAATCAAGAATGCCTTGGAAAAATTAGGCCGCGCCGATGATTTTGAAATCGATTATCAGGTGTCCCCCATCCGGAATCTTGTTCCCCAGCCCCATGTGGTTAGCCTATTTTTGACGGCTTTTATCATCGAAAAACTTCTTAATCACAAAGATGTCGTCGATATTTATGGGTCCGACGAAGACATTTATCTAAATATTCACCAGCAAATCAAAAAATTTCTGCCTGCATAATGCACCCCCGTTTTCATCCCAGACTCATCAACGGACCATTTGATGATCCCGGTCTTTTCATTCCTTTTCTGTTTGAAAGTCAAGCGATCCTTTTCGACCTTGGCGACAATCAAGTACTGACATCGCGGGATATTCTCAAGATCAGCCATGTGTTCGTCAGCCACACACACATGGACCATTTTATCGGCTTTGATCGCATCCTGCGTCTGGCATTGGGCCGTGAAAAAAATCTGCATCTATTTGGGCCGCGTCAATTTTTATCCAATGTAGAGGGCAAACTGGCCGCTTATTCATGGAACCTGGTTGCAAATTATCCATATCGCCTCAAGCTGCGTTTGACCGAGATCCATCATGATTATCAGCTCTCCAGAACTTACCTGTGCCAGAATGAATTCATCCCAACCGACGAGGCCGAAAGGAAACCGTTCACAAATATTCTGGTTGAGGCACCCGCTTTTAAGGTTTCGGCGGCGATCCTGGATCATGACATCCCCTGTCTGGGCTTTGCCATCAAAGAGCGTTTTCATG
Coding sequences within:
- a CDS encoding MBL fold metallo-hydrolase, coding for MHPRFHPRLINGPFDDPGLFIPFLFESQAILFDLGDNQVLTSRDILKISHVFVSHTHMDHFIGFDRILRLALGREKNLHLFGPRQFLSNVEGKLAAYSWNLVANYPYRLKLRLTEIHHDYQLSRTYLCQNEFIPTDEAERKPFTNILVEAPAFKVSAAILDHDIPCLGFAIKERFHVNINKDALNELDLQTGPWLTDFKQALYAGADPASEIEVITGSDMIRHFTLGELADHIAMVTPGQKISYIADVAYTPANADKIISLAQDSDHLFIEAAFLDAQQDLAAEKHHLTARQAGELAACCGARQFTIFHFSPRYLGQEDLLYQEAEAAYAENS